The Arthrobacter sp. NicSoilC5 genome has a window encoding:
- a CDS encoding pyridoxamine 5'-phosphate oxidase family protein, producing the protein MMFEHADGNPVLELDDEQSWRLLAATQHGRLVVSVAGEPDIFPVNYVTSNRKLYLRTAPGNKLAQLTINAKVLFETDGILSQEAWSVVLRGTARVLSNSDELAAIEELGLKTWVPTLKDFYVEIDPTSVSGRHFVFGEQPEREI; encoded by the coding sequence ATGATGTTTGAACACGCGGACGGCAATCCTGTCCTTGAACTCGATGATGAGCAGTCGTGGCGGCTTCTGGCGGCAACGCAGCATGGCCGGCTGGTGGTTTCCGTCGCAGGGGAACCGGACATCTTCCCGGTGAATTACGTGACCTCCAACCGGAAGCTCTACCTGCGCACGGCACCTGGAAACAAACTGGCACAACTCACAATCAACGCCAAGGTACTGTTCGAAACCGACGGCATCCTGTCGCAGGAGGCCTGGTCCGTTGTCCTCCGGGGGACGGCAAGGGTCCTCAGCAACTCGGACGAGCTCGCTGCCATCGAAGAACTGGGCCTGAAGACCTGGGTCCCCACGCTCAAGGACTTCTACGTGGAGATCGACCCAACCTCCGTCAGCGGCCGGCACTTCGTGTTCGGCGAACAGCCGGAACGGGAGATCTAG